From a region of the Eulemur rufifrons isolate Redbay chromosome 7, OSU_ERuf_1, whole genome shotgun sequence genome:
- the P2RY14 gene encoding P2Y purinoceptor 14 has protein sequence MINSTTTEPPDESCSQNTLITQQIIPVLYFVVFIAGTLLNGVSGWIFFYVPSSKSFIIYLKNIVVADFLMSLTFPFKILADSGLGPWQLNVFVCRVSAVLFYVNMYVSIVFFGLISFDRYYKIVKPLLTSFIQSVNYSKLLSVAVWMLMLLLAVPNIILTNQSVKEVTQIKCVELKNELGRKWHKASNYIFVSIFWIVFLLLIIFYTAITRKIFKSHLKSRRNSTSVKKKSSRNIFSIVFVFFVCFVPYHIARIPYTKSQTEAHYSCQSKEILFYVKEFTLLLSAANVCLDPIIYFFLCQPFREILCKKLHIPLKAQNDLDNSKTKRENTMHESIDTL, from the coding sequence ATGATCAATTCAACCACCACAGAGCCCCCGGATGAGTCCTGCTCCCAGAACACCCTGATCACCCAGCAAATCATTCCTGTGCTGTACTTCGTGGTTTTCATTGCAGGGACTCTACTCAATGGAGTGTCAGGATGGATATTCTTTTACGTGCCCAGCTCTAAGAGTTTCATCATCTATCTCAAGAACATTGTTGTTGCAGACTTTCTGATGAGCCTGACTTTTCCTTTCAAGATCCTAGCTGACTCGGGCCTAGGCCCCTGGCAGCTGAACGTGTTCGTATGCAGGGTCTCAGCTGTGCTCTTCTACGTCAACATGTACGTCAGCATCGTGTTCTTTGGGCTCATCAGCTTTGACAGGTACTATAAAATCGTAAAGCCTCTCTTGACTTCTTTCATCCAGTCGGTGAATTACAGCAAACTCCTGTCGGTGGCGGTATGGATGCTCATGCTTCTTCTTGCTGTTCCGAACATCATTCTGACCAACCAGAGTGTTAAGGAGGTTACGCAGATAAAATGTGTGGAACTGAAAAATGAACTGGGACGGAAGTGGCACAAAGCATCAAACTACATCTTCGTGAGCATTTTCTGGATTGTGTTTCTTTTGCTAATCATTTTCTATACTGCCATCACGAGGAAAATCTTTAAGTCCCACCTTAAGTCCAGAAGGAATTCCACTTCTGTCAAAAAGAAATCAAGCCGCAACATATTCAGCATCgtgtttgtattttttgtctgttttgtacCTTACCACATTGCCAGAATCCCCTACACAAAGAGTCAAACAGAAGCTCATTATAGCTGCCAGTCAAAAGAAATCTTGTTCTATGTGAAAGAATTCACTCTGCTACTATCTGCTGCAAATGTATGTCTGGAccctattatttatttctttctatgcCAGCCATTTAGGGAAATCTTATGTAAGAAATTGCACATTCCATTAAAAGCTCAGAACGACCTAGACAATTccaaaaccaaaagagaaaatacaatgcATGAAAGCATAGATACTTTGTGA